The Chanos chanos chromosome 6, fChaCha1.1, whole genome shotgun sequence genome includes a region encoding these proteins:
- the c15h3orf80 gene encoding uncharacterized membrane protein C3orf80 homolog has translation MISFPNDIRTCITFLTTFGIYACQALRNCGDIQCDEDERCCTQGNGSATVRCCRLPLHTFFDNIGWIARKLSGILILLLLFAMGYFIQRIICPRPRRHHDRPEDPSLLHGHITASQDSLLDRIPEYSVGDFTSPVLQLPAYDEVKYLPTYEETMQEVDRDRSDDNLLAASHGHGTVPGIAMGMREERMGNSNAVRISRNSV, from the coding sequence ATGATTAGTTTCCCTAATGACATAAGAACGTGCATCACTTTTCTGACAACGTTCGGGATTTACGCCTGTCAAGCGCTACGGAACTGTGGAGATATTCAGTGCGACGAGGATGAACGATGTTGCACTCAGGGCAACGGTAGTGCGACAGTCCGATGCTGTAGGCTGCCACTGCACACCTTCTTCGACAACATCGGATGGATCGCACGCAAACTGTCGGGCATCCTCATTTTACTCCTGCTTTTCGCAATGGGTTACTTCATCCAGCGAATCATCTGCCCGCGCCCTCGTAGACATCACGATAGACCGGAGGATCCCTCGCTTCTCCATGGTCACATCACGGCGTCCCAGGACTCACTGCTAGATCGAATCCCGGAGTACAGCGTCGGGGACTTCACCTCACCGGTCTTGCAGCTACCAGCGTATGACGAGGTGAAGTATTTACCGACGTACGAGGAAACCATGCAGGAGGTGGACAGAGACCGGTCGGATGATAACCTACTGGCGGCGTCTCATGGGCATGGAACAGTTCCAGGGATAGCGATGGGAATGAGGGAAGAGAGAATGGGGAACTCCAACGCCGTCAGGATCTCTCGGAACTCTGTTTAA